One Streptomyces sp. ML-6 genomic region harbors:
- a CDS encoding serine/threonine-protein kinase: MKENVKLDQGEWELGDPLGAGAFGTVYAAKSADGEPAAVKLIPRKPGFDREQHFANLTDVRNIVPIIASGEHGNQHVLVMPMAERSLQQYLTTARTPLLEEALQILIDVAETLTDLTPKEVVHRDLKPANILLLNGRWCLGDFGIARDLTAATATSTFRGVGSQAYQAPETWDYEPPTSATDIYSYGVMAYELLEGACPYEGPARHNYAEQHRRGEFPPLTKAPTILAGLVSECLLTAAQDRPTASEVLSRLNRAAHGLVGGSTSRQVPGVVADSGQTHVARPAAAPLDHKQHPGDAAKAARFLRLLPLDGFWLRWLSDAQTMFKVPLTVSDPVCDAQPLLKKDRPDYVALDLRDRHRVLVETLDALADELNGMTDISDEGPDVLEINYPGTSADRNELNRTACRARDQFIAAYDNMVNLLNTKGLLPSPPTDTLDISVELLGGRWSNGGVITGPFPLVAALPSTDPTAPFYFAVQAASHNNQGPQIAAVGVELIQPNGAAATYLFPARGPQRQSQLPFQLTAHGVGHALANAAEIATSIRILGSAGVTARPFAKTGSGQVFHGAGRPVADLSSFLDAALPPTAS, encoded by the coding sequence ATGAAGGAGAACGTCAAGCTGGACCAGGGAGAGTGGGAGCTGGGAGACCCACTCGGCGCTGGCGCCTTCGGCACCGTCTACGCCGCAAAGTCCGCGGATGGGGAACCTGCCGCCGTGAAACTGATTCCCAGGAAACCCGGGTTCGATAGGGAGCAGCACTTCGCCAACCTGACCGATGTACGCAACATCGTTCCGATCATCGCTAGTGGCGAGCACGGGAACCAACATGTGCTCGTCATGCCGATGGCGGAGCGGTCGCTCCAGCAGTACCTCACGACCGCCAGAACACCGCTGCTGGAAGAGGCTCTCCAGATCCTCATAGATGTGGCCGAGACTCTGACTGACCTCACCCCGAAGGAAGTGGTGCATCGGGACCTGAAGCCGGCGAACATCCTGCTCCTCAATGGACGCTGGTGTCTGGGCGACTTCGGAATCGCCCGCGACCTCACAGCAGCCACTGCCACCTCTACCTTCAGGGGCGTCGGGAGCCAGGCATACCAAGCGCCCGAGACCTGGGACTACGAACCACCCACGTCTGCTACGGACATCTACTCGTACGGCGTGATGGCCTACGAGCTGTTGGAGGGAGCGTGTCCGTACGAGGGTCCTGCCCGGCACAACTACGCGGAGCAGCATCGACGGGGCGAATTTCCTCCATTGACCAAGGCACCCACGATTCTTGCCGGATTGGTTTCGGAGTGCCTCCTCACAGCAGCGCAGGACCGGCCGACGGCCTCCGAGGTTCTTTCACGACTCAATCGCGCTGCCCATGGTCTCGTCGGAGGGTCCACCTCCAGGCAGGTCCCCGGTGTAGTTGCCGACTCGGGGCAGACGCACGTCGCCAGGCCAGCGGCCGCCCCGCTTGATCACAAGCAGCACCCCGGGGACGCGGCCAAGGCCGCCAGGTTCCTACGACTCCTGCCTCTCGACGGATTCTGGCTCCGCTGGCTTTCCGACGCGCAGACGATGTTCAAGGTGCCGCTCACCGTCAGCGACCCGGTGTGTGACGCCCAGCCCCTCTTGAAGAAGGACCGCCCCGACTACGTCGCCCTCGACCTCCGGGATCGTCACCGCGTGCTCGTCGAGACCCTCGATGCCCTCGCCGACGAGCTGAACGGCATGACGGATATCTCTGACGAGGGGCCGGACGTCCTGGAGATCAACTATCCCGGCACCAGCGCCGACCGCAACGAACTCAACCGCACCGCATGCCGGGCCCGAGACCAGTTCATCGCCGCGTACGACAACATGGTCAACCTGCTCAATACCAAGGGACTGCTCCCCTCCCCGCCCACGGACACCCTCGACATCTCTGTCGAGCTTCTTGGTGGACGGTGGTCCAATGGAGGGGTGATCACCGGACCATTCCCTCTGGTCGCCGCCTTGCCGAGCACAGACCCCACGGCCCCGTTCTACTTCGCCGTGCAGGCAGCCAGCCACAATAACCAAGGCCCCCAGATCGCCGCCGTCGGTGTCGAGCTGATCCAGCCCAACGGCGCCGCCGCGACCTACTTGTTCCCCGCACGCGGTCCGCAGAGGCAATCCCAGTTGCCCTTCCAGCTTACGGCCCACGGCGTAGGGCACGCCTTGGCGAACGCGGCAGAAATCGCAACTTCCATCCGGATCCTTGGCAGTGCAGGTGTCACAGCACGCCCCTTCGCCAAGACCGGAAGCGGCCAGGTGTTCCACGGAGCCGGGCGCCCTGTTGCCGACTTGAGCTCCTTCCTCGACGCGGCGCTGCCGCCTACGGCCTCCTGA
- a CDS encoding IS4 family transposase — MPFHHVLPASVMAITRTVTVAAGRFAPGRLGELTPVVPFELIDAVLAETRSVQRRLRDLPSRVGIYFLLAMCLFPEVGYRLVWDKLTAGLAEVPVASPTPKALRDLRRRLGSAPVRALFEVLAGPLARPTTPGVRFGPYRTVSFDGCSSQKVPDSGRNRAWLGRTSHHGYPTLELMTLVETGTRALIGAVFGPTAEGETSYASRLLHLLRPDMLVLWDKGFDGNDFLASVTATRAQFLGRLRSNRRTPVLTRLADGSYLSVIAAVKVRVIDANITVTCADGTVFTGSYRLVTTLTDARRYPAAALVGLYHQRWEHESAYYALRHTITNGRVLRSGDPAGVEQEMWALLTLYQALRTMMVEAAESLPGTDPDRCCFTIALQTARDQVVQAAAVITDPADVGRVGLIGHRILARLLPPRRQRVSTRKVKSPMSRYSTRHDDGRPDTSRTITGLDISVLEPREPHPQLPAISRDDRHTALAERRRHRILGLLEENPTRLWRPRDIASHFGDITMETMYRQLSRWAETGLIHKLGPGLYAATAWTPTPLA, encoded by the coding sequence TTGCCGTTTCATCATGTCCTGCCGGCCTCGGTGATGGCCATCACCCGTACGGTCACAGTGGCCGCGGGCCGGTTCGCGCCCGGGCGTCTGGGCGAGTTGACGCCCGTCGTGCCGTTCGAGCTCATCGACGCGGTCCTGGCGGAGACCCGCTCGGTGCAGAGACGACTGCGCGATCTTCCTTCGCGGGTCGGGATCTACTTCCTGCTCGCGATGTGTCTGTTCCCTGAAGTCGGCTACCGGCTGGTCTGGGACAAGCTGACGGCCGGGCTGGCCGAAGTGCCGGTGGCCTCCCCCACGCCGAAGGCCCTGCGTGATCTGCGCCGACGACTGGGCAGTGCGCCGGTGCGGGCGTTATTCGAGGTTCTCGCGGGGCCTCTGGCACGGCCGACGACACCCGGTGTGCGGTTCGGGCCGTACCGGACTGTGTCATTCGACGGCTGCAGTTCGCAGAAGGTCCCCGACTCCGGGCGAAACAGGGCCTGGCTGGGGCGAACCTCCCATCACGGCTATCCCACACTGGAGTTGATGACGCTGGTCGAGACCGGGACACGGGCCCTGATCGGCGCAGTGTTCGGACCCACCGCCGAGGGCGAGACCAGCTATGCCTCGCGCCTGCTGCATCTGCTGCGGCCGGACATGCTCGTCCTGTGGGACAAGGGCTTCGACGGCAACGACTTCCTCGCTTCCGTCACCGCGACCCGCGCCCAGTTCCTGGGCCGACTCCGCAGCAACCGGCGTACCCCCGTCCTGACACGTCTCGCCGACGGCTCATACCTGTCGGTGATCGCCGCCGTGAAGGTACGTGTGATCGACGCGAACATCACGGTGACCTGCGCGGACGGCACCGTTTTCACCGGCTCCTACAGGCTGGTCACCACTCTGACCGACGCCCGCCGATACCCGGCGGCCGCGCTGGTGGGCCTCTACCACCAGCGGTGGGAACACGAATCTGCGTACTACGCGCTCCGCCACACGATCACGAACGGGCGCGTCCTGCGCTCGGGCGACCCGGCCGGCGTCGAACAGGAGATGTGGGCCCTTCTCACCCTCTACCAGGCCCTGCGCACCATGATGGTCGAGGCCGCCGAGTCGCTGCCCGGCACCGATCCGGACCGCTGCTGCTTCACCATCGCGCTCCAGACCGCCCGCGACCAGGTCGTCCAGGCCGCCGCCGTCATCACCGACCCCGCCGATGTCGGCCGCGTCGGGCTGATCGGGCACCGGATCCTGGCCCGTCTCCTGCCGCCCCGACGGCAGCGCGTCAGCACCCGCAAGGTCAAGTCACCGATGTCCCGTTACAGCACCCGCCATGACGACGGCAGGCCCGACACCAGCCGCACGATCACCGGTCTCGACATCAGCGTCCTCGAACCTCGCGAACCGCACCCTCAACTCCCCGCCATCTCCCGCGACGACCGGCACACAGCCCTCGCCGAGCGCCGACGTCACCGGATCCTGGGCCTGCTCGAGGAAAACCCCACCCGCCTCTGGCGCCCCCGTGACATCGCTTCCCACTTCGGCGACATCACCATGGAGACCATGTATCGGCAGCTCTCCAGATGGGCCGAGACCGGCCTCATCCACAAACTTGGCCCCGGCCTCTACGCCGCCACTGCATGGACCCCAACACCCCTTGCGTGA
- a CDS encoding class I SAM-dependent methyltransferase — MSTAAPSWASAATAPEVQDIGYGRVFADFYDRLLPHDGSAERTAEVLASWHPGGGTLELGVGTGRVAVPLARLSGEVVGVDSSPEMLQRLCETIDATGAPVTPVHGDIRTYADDSRYGLVYCVCATLSLICDPTEQRTAVARAARHLAPGGTLVVETHNPGFVTALHEGHARTSFFIPYAEPGTGVQTYSTLIPGGLWHASHLVHEGGRVSIGTEITRLTTAEDVDSYAADAGLVLVSRQGDWAGGPFLPEGSGVHISRYRRPASGEERS, encoded by the coding sequence ATGAGCACCGCCGCCCCCTCCTGGGCCTCCGCGGCCACCGCCCCCGAGGTCCAGGACATCGGCTACGGAAGGGTGTTCGCCGACTTCTACGACCGCCTGCTGCCCCACGACGGCTCCGCCGAACGCACCGCCGAGGTCCTCGCCTCCTGGCACCCCGGCGGAGGCACCCTCGAACTCGGCGTGGGCACCGGACGCGTCGCCGTCCCGCTTGCCCGGCTCTCCGGCGAGGTCGTCGGTGTGGACTCCTCGCCGGAGATGCTCCAGCGGCTGTGCGAAACCATCGACGCCACCGGCGCCCCGGTCACCCCGGTGCACGGCGACATCCGCACCTACGCCGACGACTCCCGGTACGGGCTGGTCTACTGCGTCTGCGCCACCCTCTCACTGATCTGCGACCCGACGGAGCAGCGGACGGCCGTCGCGCGCGCGGCCCGGCACCTGGCACCCGGCGGCACCCTCGTCGTGGAGACCCACAACCCCGGCTTCGTGACCGCCCTGCACGAGGGGCACGCCCGCACCTCCTTCTTCATTCCCTACGCCGAACCGGGCACCGGCGTGCAGACCTACTCCACCCTGATCCCCGGCGGGCTCTGGCACGCCTCGCACCTGGTGCACGAGGGCGGCCGGGTGAGCATCGGCACCGAGATCACCCGGCTCACCACCGCCGAGGACGTCGACTCCTACGCCGCCGACGCCGGTCTCGTCCTGGTGTCCCGGCAGGGCGACTGGGCGGGTGGCCCGTTCCTGCCCGAGGGGAGCGGCGTCCACATCAGCCGCTACCGCCGCCCCGCCTCCGGTGAGGAACGGTCATGA
- a CDS encoding IS5 family transposase has translation MGRGDLSDEEWARLEPHLPVNRGRGGRWQSHRRVINGILFRQRTGLPWRDLPPCFGSWKTVHDRHRRWSADGTWERILRAVQADADAEGRIDWSMVSVDSTTCRAHQHAAGASTRAPKIPGRRRNPARHRPDEALGRSRGGLTSKIHLAGEGGCRPLGFVITPGQWGDAPQMIPVLEEIRVPRQAGGRPRTRPDHVGGDKAYSSRRNRRHLRRRQIKHTIPEPRDQRANRRRRGSQGGRPTGFDKTIYRRRNEVERTINRLKNFRAVATRFDKRAYIFHGTVTVAAIRLWLRP, from the coding sequence ATGGGGCGGGGAGATCTTTCGGATGAAGAGTGGGCTCGGCTGGAGCCGCACTTGCCGGTGAATCGCGGGCGGGGTGGACGCTGGCAATCCCACCGCCGTGTGATCAACGGGATTCTGTTCCGGCAGCGGACCGGCCTCCCCTGGCGGGACCTTCCTCCCTGCTTCGGTAGCTGGAAGACGGTCCACGATCGTCATCGCAGGTGGTCGGCGGACGGCACGTGGGAGAGGATCCTGCGGGCCGTCCAGGCCGACGCCGATGCCGAGGGCCGGATCGATTGGAGCATGGTCAGCGTCGATTCCACGACCTGCCGCGCTCATCAGCACGCGGCCGGCGCCTCCACTCGTGCCCCGAAGATTCCGGGTCGGCGCAGAAACCCGGCGCGTCACCGTCCCGATGAGGCCCTGGGACGCTCGCGAGGCGGGCTCACGAGCAAGATCCACCTTGCTGGGGAAGGTGGGTGTCGCCCGCTCGGGTTTGTCATCACGCCCGGTCAGTGGGGGGACGCACCGCAGATGATTCCCGTCCTGGAAGAGATCCGTGTGCCCCGGCAGGCTGGTGGACGACCGCGCACTCGGCCCGACCATGTCGGGGGAGACAAGGCGTACTCATCACGCCGTAATCGGCGTCACCTGCGCAGACGCCAGATCAAGCACACGATCCCCGAGCCGAGAGACCAGCGGGCTAACCGCCGGCGCCGCGGCAGCCAAGGAGGCCGGCCCACGGGCTTCGACAAGACGATCTACCGCCGACGCAACGAGGTCGAGCGGACCATCAACCGGCTCAAGAACTTCCGCGCCGTCGCCACGCGTTTCGACAAACGGGCGTACATCTTCCACGGGACGGTCACCGTGGCCGCGATCCGCCTATGGCTCCGTCCGTAG
- a CDS encoding IS1380 family transposase translates to MKKRSGFYPRVRVRGGGAGAVSQAGGVLLVETVRRIGLDTALSTALEPWRRPRAVHDPGKVLLDLALAVALGGDCLSDVAMLRAEPDLFGLVASDPTVSRLVDTLAAAGPRALAAVRQARAEVRERVWSLAGDAAPNAADEVVVDIDGVLVQAHSEKQDAAATWKKTFGHHPLFAFVDHGPGGSEPVAGLLRPGNAGSNTASDHIAVAQQALAQLPKKYRRGRQTLIRTDSAGGTHDFLNWLTQRGRRLSYSVGMVITDAIHQAVLLVPASAWTPATEPDGNTRDGAWVAELAGDVLKGWPKGMRLIVRKERPHPGAQLRITDADGMRITCFATNATGAPIAALELRHRQRARAEDRIRAARYTGLRNLPLHDASQNRVWLEIVQLALNLLAWMPMLALTGEARRWEPKRLRLRLFSTAAQLVTTGRRLWLRLARHWPWTQVITTAFERLQALPVPG, encoded by the coding sequence GTGAAGAAGCGTAGTGGGTTCTATCCGCGCGTCCGTGTCCGGGGCGGTGGGGCTGGTGCTGTCTCGCAGGCCGGTGGGGTGCTGCTGGTGGAGACCGTCCGCCGGATTGGCCTGGACACAGCATTGTCGACGGCGCTGGAGCCGTGGCGCAGGCCGCGGGCGGTGCACGATCCCGGGAAGGTCCTGCTGGACCTCGCGCTGGCGGTCGCGCTGGGCGGGGACTGTTTGTCCGACGTGGCCATGCTGCGGGCCGAGCCCGACTTGTTCGGCCTGGTCGCCTCCGATCCCACCGTCTCCCGTCTGGTCGACACGCTTGCCGCGGCCGGCCCCCGGGCCCTGGCCGCCGTGCGGCAGGCCCGTGCCGAAGTCCGCGAGCGAGTCTGGAGCTTGGCCGGTGACGCGGCGCCGAATGCGGCCGATGAGGTGGTCGTGGACATCGACGGCGTGCTGGTCCAGGCCCACTCAGAGAAGCAGGACGCCGCCGCCACGTGGAAGAAGACCTTCGGCCACCACCCGCTGTTCGCGTTTGTCGACCACGGCCCAGGTGGCTCCGAACCGGTCGCGGGCCTGCTGCGACCGGGCAACGCGGGCAGCAACACCGCGAGCGACCACATCGCCGTCGCCCAGCAGGCGCTGGCCCAGCTTCCGAAGAAGTACCGGCGTGGACGGCAGACCCTGATCCGCACCGACTCCGCCGGTGGCACCCACGACTTCCTGAACTGGCTCACGCAGCGGGGACGGCGGCTGTCCTACTCGGTCGGGATGGTCATCACCGATGCCATCCATCAGGCCGTCCTGCTCGTCCCCGCGTCCGCCTGGACGCCCGCGACCGAACCCGACGGCAACACACGCGACGGCGCGTGGGTCGCCGAACTCGCCGGCGATGTCCTCAAGGGCTGGCCGAAGGGCATGCGGCTGATCGTCCGAAAGGAACGGCCGCACCCCGGCGCCCAGTTGCGCATCACCGACGCCGACGGCATGCGGATCACCTGCTTCGCCACCAACGCCACCGGTGCCCCGATCGCGGCCCTGGAGCTGCGGCACCGCCAACGCGCACGCGCCGAGGACCGCATCCGAGCTGCCCGCTACACCGGGCTGCGGAACCTGCCCCTGCACGACGCCTCCCAGAACCGCGTCTGGCTGGAAATCGTGCAACTAGCCCTGAACCTGCTGGCCTGGATGCCGATGCTCGCCCTCACCGGCGAGGCGCGACGCTGGGAGCCCAAGCGCCTGCGCCTGCGGCTGTTCTCCACCGCCGCCCAGCTCGTCACCACCGGCCGCCGCCTCTGGCTCCGCCTGGCCCGCCACTGGCCCTGGACCCAGGTGATCACCACCGCATTCGAGCGACTGCAAGCACTTCCGGTCCCCGGCTGA
- a CDS encoding ABC transporter ATP-binding protein: protein MTATVAASGGAVRNLTRGQWRLLLGGTALGLLGVVCTLAQPVLLADLIRTAGDHRPVVGIVVALVVLFLLDAVLSAAQGCLIGRAGENIVRDARVLLSGKVLRADCTHLDTRRQGDLHTRLVADTSLMKIALTQSLAQIVLNGLIVVGAVVMMAFTDIWLLLVAGGCLGIAGAGSVWLARALRRAALSNREDIGDFGADLQRVLAALTTVKAANAEGREQRRLAESADRARASGNRVTVLNALFTPALNVGLQASLAAVMGIGMARVVTGSISLADFSAFTMYLFYLVSPLVLVFLSIGTYLQGRAAVQRVDELDTLPQEDEHPAGTADPADGRTNAPAGDPVARPAPQGGHPAVEFRDVSFGYGDRPVLEGVSFTVPAHGLTAVVGASGAGKTTVFQLIERFYRPRGGAILLDGRDIAHLPSAEIRGRVGYVQQDNAAMRGTLRENIVYAAPDATEAEIAEAVELAGLTEVVAELPDGLDTLLGDQGTGLSGGQRQRLCVARALLQKPDVMLLDEATAHLDSDAEAALRDSLRGIAGRCAVVAIAHRISTVAEADRIVVLDEGRVRAVGTHTELLGNDALYRRLAATQFADGPLGGHPAPDPVPDGAQGTVPGSGPVPEPVPAALPGAGAVR from the coding sequence ATGACGGCCACCGTGGCGGCGTCCGGCGGCGCCGTGCGGAACCTGACGCGCGGGCAGTGGCGGCTGCTGCTCGGTGGCACCGCCCTCGGACTGCTGGGCGTGGTGTGCACCCTGGCGCAGCCGGTGCTGCTGGCCGACCTGATCAGGACCGCCGGGGACCACCGCCCGGTGGTCGGGATCGTCGTGGCGCTGGTCGTGCTGTTCCTGCTGGACGCCGTGCTCTCCGCCGCCCAGGGCTGTCTCATCGGCAGGGCGGGGGAGAACATCGTCCGCGACGCCCGGGTCCTGCTCTCGGGCAAGGTGCTCCGGGCCGACTGCACGCACCTCGACACCCGGCGCCAGGGCGACCTGCACACCCGGCTGGTCGCCGACACCTCCCTGATGAAGATCGCGCTCACCCAGAGCCTCGCCCAGATCGTCCTCAACGGGCTGATCGTGGTCGGCGCCGTGGTGATGATGGCGTTCACCGATATCTGGCTGCTGCTGGTCGCCGGCGGATGCCTCGGTATCGCCGGGGCCGGGTCGGTATGGCTGGCCCGCGCGCTGCGCCGGGCCGCCCTGTCCAACCGGGAGGACATCGGCGACTTCGGCGCCGACCTGCAGCGCGTGCTCGCCGCCCTGACGACGGTGAAGGCCGCCAACGCCGAGGGCCGTGAGCAGCGCCGCCTGGCGGAGTCCGCCGACCGCGCCCGCGCCTCCGGCAACCGGGTCACCGTGCTGAACGCCCTGTTCACGCCCGCGCTGAATGTCGGTCTCCAGGCGTCGCTCGCCGCCGTGATGGGCATCGGCATGGCCCGTGTCGTCACCGGCTCCATCAGCCTGGCCGACTTCTCGGCGTTCACGATGTACCTGTTCTACCTGGTGTCGCCGCTGGTCCTGGTCTTCCTCTCGATCGGCACCTACCTCCAGGGCCGGGCGGCCGTCCAGCGCGTGGACGAACTCGACACCCTGCCGCAGGAGGACGAGCACCCGGCCGGCACCGCGGACCCGGCCGACGGCCGGACCAACGCCCCCGCCGGCGACCCGGTCGCCCGTCCGGCCCCGCAGGGCGGCCACCCCGCAGTGGAGTTCCGCGACGTCTCCTTCGGCTACGGCGACCGGCCGGTGCTGGAAGGCGTGTCGTTCACCGTCCCCGCCCACGGGCTCACCGCCGTGGTGGGCGCCTCCGGCGCGGGCAAGACCACCGTCTTCCAGCTCATCGAACGGTTCTACCGGCCCCGGGGCGGCGCGATCCTCCTCGACGGCAGGGACATCGCCCACCTCCCGTCCGCCGAGATCCGCGGCCGGGTCGGCTACGTCCAGCAGGACAACGCCGCGATGCGCGGAACCCTCCGCGAGAACATCGTGTACGCCGCGCCCGACGCCACCGAGGCGGAGATCGCCGAGGCCGTCGAACTCGCCGGTCTCACCGAGGTGGTGGCGGAGCTGCCGGACGGCCTCGACACCCTCCTCGGCGACCAGGGCACCGGACTCTCCGGCGGACAGCGGCAACGGCTCTGCGTGGCACGGGCGTTGCTCCAGAAGCCCGACGTGATGCTGCTCGACGAGGCCACCGCGCACCTGGACTCCGACGCCGAGGCGGCGCTGCGCGACAGCCTGCGCGGCATCGCCGGGCGGTGCGCCGTCGTCGCCATCGCCCACCGGATCTCCACGGTGGCCGAGGCCGACCGGATCGTGGTCCTGGACGAGGGCCGGGTGCGCGCGGTGGGCACGCACACCGAACTCCTCGGCAACGACGCCCTCTACCGGCGGCTGGCCGCCACCCAGTTCGCCGACGGCCCCCTCGGCGGACACCCGGCGCCGGACCCCGTACCGGACGGGGCCCAGGGCACGGTGCCGGGCTCCGGTCCGGTGCCCGAGCCGGTCCCGGCCGCCCTGCCGGGCGCGGGAGCCGTCCGGTGA
- a CDS encoding LuxR family transcriptional regulator — translation MGTHTMSPLGLSSTEEAVYRFFLRNPGAAVRDARTAAPMDGEGVDRAAARLRDRGLLHGSEARTWATDPGVVVARLTEEQLDAAYRTLRRLADPRPILRSLWRDAPAPSFAGGGGVHAGSAIALDRLDDLGQALARIDRAAFHADAEILAAVPNRALVPLSTAHTISLGLRCLRRGVRVRTLVGSEAPTSRTGTEHLRRLRSHGAEVRVAEGLSELVLVYDRRTALVPVDAHDIDRGVLCIEESGPVSSLVTLFERLWTAGTDLADPPASKPGTESLTGTQRTVLLLMCTTTKDETGARAAGMSLRTYRRHVSDLLALLGACSRAQAALLARERGWV, via the coding sequence ATGGGGACCCACACGATGTCGCCACTCGGTCTGAGCAGCACCGAGGAAGCGGTGTACCGGTTTTTCCTGCGGAATCCGGGCGCCGCCGTCCGTGACGCGCGCACCGCCGCGCCGATGGACGGGGAGGGCGTGGACCGGGCCGCGGCGCGGCTGCGCGACCGGGGGCTGCTGCACGGGAGCGAGGCGCGGACCTGGGCCACGGACCCGGGGGTCGTGGTGGCGCGGCTGACGGAGGAGCAGTTGGACGCCGCCTACCGGACGCTGCGCCGCCTCGCCGACCCGCGGCCGATCCTGCGCTCCCTGTGGCGGGACGCGCCCGCCCCCTCCTTCGCGGGCGGCGGGGGCGTCCACGCGGGGTCCGCGATCGCCCTGGATCGCCTGGATGACCTGGGGCAGGCCCTCGCCCGGATCGACCGGGCGGCCTTCCACGCCGACGCCGAGATCCTGGCGGCGGTGCCCAACCGGGCCCTGGTCCCGTTGAGCACGGCCCACACGATCTCACTCGGCCTGCGCTGCCTGCGGCGCGGCGTCCGGGTGCGGACCCTGGTGGGGAGCGAGGCCCCGACGTCCCGGACCGGCACGGAGCACCTCCGGCGACTGCGCTCCCACGGCGCGGAGGTCAGGGTCGCGGAGGGGCTCTCGGAACTGGTGCTGGTCTACGACCGGCGCACCGCGCTGGTCCCCGTCGACGCGCACGACATCGACCGGGGCGTGCTGTGCATCGAGGAGAGCGGCCCGGTGAGCAGTCTCGTCACCCTCTTCGAGAGGTTGTGGACGGCGGGGACGGACCTCGCCGACCCTCCCGCGTCGAAGCCGGGCACCGAAAGCCTCACCGGGACCCAGCGCACGGTGCTGCTCCTCATGTGCACCACCACCAAGGACGAGACGGGCGCCCGGGCGGCGGGCATGTCGCTGCGCACCTACCGGCGCCATGTCTCCGATCTGCTGGCCTTGCTGGGCGCGTGCAGCAGGGCCCAGGCGGCGCTGCTGGCCCGCGAACGCGGCTGGGTGTGA
- a CDS encoding NAD(P)/FAD-dependent oxidoreductase has translation MSTVDAAVVGSGPNGLAAAVTLARAGLRVAVYEAADTIGGGLRGAALFDSEVVHDICAAVHPMAVASPFFREFGLAGRGVRMLRPEVSYAHPLDGDRVALAHHDLDATCAGLGPDGPRWRRLMEPLLTHSDAMVDLLLSDLRSPRGLRAAPAVLSRVLLHGTRLGPRTFRGEAAPALLAGAAAHVVGPLPSLPGAGVGLLLAQLAHGPGWPLPRGGSPRIAEAMADDIRAHGGELHTGREITDLRELAGARAVLLDIAPTALPDLAGGALPPGYARWLSRYRYGPAAGKADFLVSGPIPWSAPETGRAGTVHLGGTAAEVFRQETANARGKEGDSPFVLVVDPAVTDPGREVAGRRPVWAYAHLPHGSARDPLPVIRAVIERYAPGFTDSIVAQRGLSGRDYAAYNPNYVGGDIATGAIGLRQTVFRPVPRWDPYRTPLPGVYLCSAATPPGPGVHGMCGLLAARSALRREFGRPLPVLGPVGAGTPAA, from the coding sequence GTGAGCACGGTGGACGCGGCGGTCGTGGGCAGCGGGCCGAACGGGCTGGCCGCCGCGGTCACCCTGGCCCGCGCCGGACTGCGGGTGGCCGTGTACGAGGCCGCCGACACGATCGGCGGGGGACTGCGCGGCGCCGCGCTCTTCGACTCCGAGGTGGTGCACGACATCTGCGCGGCCGTCCACCCCATGGCGGTGGCCTCGCCGTTCTTCCGGGAGTTCGGCCTCGCCGGACGGGGCGTGCGGATGCTGCGGCCCGAAGTCAGCTACGCCCACCCCCTGGACGGCGACCGGGTGGCCCTCGCCCACCACGACCTGGACGCCACCTGCGCGGGCCTCGGCCCGGACGGGCCGCGCTGGCGGCGGCTGATGGAACCGCTGCTGACACACAGCGACGCCATGGTCGACCTGCTGCTGTCCGATCTGCGGAGCCCGCGCGGGCTGCGCGCCGCGCCCGCCGTACTGAGCCGGGTCCTGCTCCACGGGACCCGGCTCGGCCCCCGTACTTTCCGCGGCGAGGCGGCCCCCGCGCTGCTCGCCGGGGCCGCCGCACACGTCGTCGGCCCGCTGCCCTCGCTGCCCGGCGCCGGGGTCGGGCTGCTGCTGGCCCAGTTGGCCCATGGCCCCGGCTGGCCGCTGCCGCGCGGCGGCAGCCCCCGCATCGCCGAGGCCATGGCCGACGACATCCGGGCGCACGGAGGGGAACTGCATACCGGGCGGGAGATCACCGACCTGCGGGAACTGGCGGGGGCGCGGGCCGTCCTGCTGGACATCGCGCCGACCGCGCTGCCCGACCTCGCCGGGGGCGCCCTGCCGCCCGGCTACGCCCGGTGGCTGTCCCGGTACCGGTACGGCCCGGCCGCGGGCAAGGCGGACTTCCTGGTCTCCGGACCGATCCCCTGGTCGGCCCCGGAGACCGGTCGCGCGGGCACCGTGCACCTGGGCGGCACTGCGGCCGAGGTCTTCCGCCAGGAGACCGCCAACGCCCGCGGCAAGGAGGGGGATTCACCGTTCGTCCTGGTCGTCGACCCGGCCGTGACCGACCCGGGGCGCGAGGTGGCCGGGCGCCGCCCGGTGTGGGCGTACGCCCATCTGCCGCACGGCAGCGCGCGCGACCCGCTGCCCGTGATCCGCGCGGTCATCGAGCGGTACGCGCCGGGCTTCACCGACTCCATCGTCGCCCAACGCGGGCTGTCCGGACGGGACTACGCCGCCTACAACCCCAACTACGTGGGCGGCGACATCGCGACCGGGGCGATCGGCCTGCGGCAGACCGTGTTCCGGCCCGTCCCCCGGTGGGACCCCTACCGGACCCCGCTGCCCGGCGTCTACCTCTGCTCGGCGGCCACCCCGCCCGGACCCGGGGTGCACGGCATGTGCGGCCTGCTCGCGGCCCGGTCGGCGCTGCGCCGCGAGTTCGGCCGGCCGCTGCCCGTGCTCGGCCCGGTCGGCGCGGGAACCCCGGCCGCATGA